The genomic interval AACTTCAAGAGTATGAAGGGAGCAGTGTTAATGGGAAATGTGAACATATGGAGATTGATGAATACAACTCCAAGATTTCAGCATTGGAAGAAGAGCTAGCTGTTGTGAGCAAGAGGCTACGTGTTTCAGAAGCACTGATAGTAACCCTCAAACAGAAACTTGCACAGGGCAATGCATCGTCAGAGGTTGAGCATGTGGAGCTTGATCATGAAAGGAAGCAGGTCTTGGAGATGAAAGAACGGATTGCTGTGTTGGAGGCAGAGGTAACAGATCAGAAGAAAGTGATTGAAAAACTTGATGGTGTGATTGCGGATGCCAATAAGAAATTTGAAGCCGAGGTAACAAACCGTGATCACGCAATTGAAGGCTATAAAGCAGAAATTGCCAATGCATCTGAAAGGTTCTCACAAGAGAAATCTCACCTTGAGGCTGATGTTGCCAAACTTACTGGTACAATTGTCAACCTGAGAGCTGAACTCAATAAGATTTGTGCAAGTGAAGTCAGTGCTTGAAGCTAGTGTGACAGACCAAGAGAACACAATCAAGGAACTGAAAAGCCACTGCAGCTAGTGCTGCAGAGAGATTCTTGCAAGAAAACTCTTCACTTAAAGAGGAAATCCTTCATGTCTCAGAGTTGCGCACTGCCCTCGAGACAAAATCTCATAACAGTAGAGGGTGAATTAAACCTTCTCAAGGCTGAGAAGGCAGAAGCATCTGTTGAGAGTGAGAAGCAGATCGAAAACTTATACAAGTCCATCTATGAACTCAACGTGAAAGTTGAGATACTAATGTCTGTAAAAGAGAATCTGGCAGCAAAGTTAATTGTCTTCAGCAAAGACCTGCAATGCCGTGACGAACGTATAATTGAACTTAATAATCATTTGCATGACTTGCATTTGGAGCATGTTAAATTGATCAAAGAGATCGAAGAGGCACAAAAAACTAGTCTGGAGCTTAGGGGTAAGGTGAAGGAGCTGGAGGAGGAAGTAGATAAGCAGAAGCTTGCTGTTTTAGATGGCGCCGAGGGGAAAAGGGAGGCAATACG from Dioscorea cayenensis subsp. rotundata cultivar TDr96_F1 chromosome 7, TDr96_F1_v2_PseudoChromosome.rev07_lg8_w22 25.fasta, whole genome shotgun sequence carries:
- the LOC120265297 gene encoding LOW QUALITY PROTEIN: protein NETWORKED 4B-like (The sequence of the model RefSeq protein was modified relative to this genomic sequence to represent the inferred CDS: deleted 1 base in 1 codon), coding for MKRMMSKKSHSWWWDSHISPKNSKWLAENLEEMDKRVKSMLKLIDEEGDSFAKKAEMYYQRRPELVAHVEDFYRMYRALAERYDHVTGELRKNIQSELQSQGSGNVSDIGSEPPSPSVHSPELIPESKRSRPKASPGKAAGFDFFLRSGGSSDVSRKESDPSSSSESSDSESESENGKEINEHDITEGLNQRIVDLENELHDVKEKLQEYEGSSVNGKCEHMEIDEYNSKISALEEELAVVSKRLRVSEALIVTLKQKLAQGNASSEVEHVELDHERKQVLEMKERIAVLEAEVTDQKKVIEKLDGVIADANKKFEAEVTNRDHAIEGYKAEIANASERFSQEKSHLEADVAKLTGTIVNLRAELNKICASEVSASSAAERFLQENSSLKEEILHVSELRTALETKLITVEGELNLLKAEKAEASVESEKQIENLYKSIYELNVKVEILMSVKENLAAKLIVFSKDLQCRDERIIELNNHLHDLHLEHVKLIKEIEEAQKTSLELRGKVKELEEEVDKQKLAVLDGAEGKREAIRQLCFSLEHYRDGYKQLRQVIQGHKRHTVMAV